In Garra rufa unplaced genomic scaffold, GarRuf1.0 hap1_unplaced_466, whole genome shotgun sequence, a single genomic region encodes these proteins:
- the LOC141317201 gene encoding importin subunit beta-1-like — protein sequence MVDYLNELREGCLEAYTGIIQGLKGDQENVHPDVMLVQPRVEFILSFIHHIAEDEDRSDGVVANAVGLIGDLCTTFGKDVMKLVEVRPQINDLLSEGRRSKTSKTKTLATWATKELRKLKSQA from the exons ATGGTGGACTATCTGAACGAGCTGAGAGAGGGCTGTCTGGAGGCGTACACTGGGATCATCCAGGGCTTGAAAGGAGACCAGGAGAATGTGCACC CCGACGTAATGCTGGTCCAGCCGCGTGTGGAGTTTATCTTGTCTTTCATTCACCACATCGCTGAGGACGAAGACCGATCCGACGGAGTTGTTGCCAATGCCGTCGGCCTCATAGG TGACCTGTGTACAACTTTTGGCAAAGATGTGATGAAGCTGGTGGAGGTTCGACCTCAGATCAACGATCTGCTTTCTGAAGGCCGGAGGTCCAAGACCAGTAAGACCAAGACCTTAGCCACATGGGCCACAAAGGAGCTCCGCAAGCTGAAGAGCCAAGCTTG A